One part of the Thermoanaerobacterium sp. CMT5567-10 genome encodes these proteins:
- a CDS encoding biotin/lipoyl-containing protein: MKKFIVTVNGKKYDVEVEEVKSDISYDKKSVEESVIKNENTPSPNHTQIKNTQEVLDGAATVNAPMPGTILDIKVSLGQTVKRGDVLIILEAMKMENEITSPYNGVVASINVSKGASVNTGDILMSLK; encoded by the coding sequence ATGAAAAAATTTATAGTTACCGTTAATGGCAAGAAATACGATGTAGAAGTAGAAGAGGTCAAAAGTGATATTTCATATGATAAGAAAAGTGTAGAAGAAAGCGTTATAAAAAATGAGAATACACCTTCTCCCAATCACACACAGATTAAGAATACGCAGGAAGTGCTTGATGGTGCTGCTACTGTAAATGCACCTATGCCTGGCACAATATTGGACATAAAAGTAAGCTTAGGTCAGACTGTAAAAAGAGGCGATGTTTTGATTATACTCGAAGCAATGAAGATGGAAAATGAGATTACATCACCTTATAACGGTGTCGTAGCATCGATAAATGTTTCAAAAGGTGCTTCTGTTAATACAGGTGATATTCTTATGTCTCTTAAATGA